Proteins encoded within one genomic window of Oryza brachyantha chromosome 7, ObraRS2, whole genome shotgun sequence:
- the LOC102721468 gene encoding uncharacterized protein LOC102721468, which produces MDRARVRDLVEALLVRQPILENDPTFLRRALVVEGVSFTVSPVRLDSLLGGYGDVMATVLVRDAARRRRAGMLVFSEESDCLNAAEAEAEEAAARQGIYQRISRVDEEILQDSEQLLKDAVEQQSRRSSTAEAFRLMISRRYLEVDDQEDLHLRCLLLRMGEASTETPSHMYGVATNTLRGTGVARALVVYRSRRMAMVVFDDSGGIEHLARYDSGLFPLVADGAVGHGTAVVRDLLPLFCRSPEFLGRVVLLQEPGNARRDAGDLCHRIEASHTVEALMVHRAERIAVVVLRSGADARALMTESDQFWTLTCGRRPVTTLVGVPSQPFSPRQGLFPEAVNLAVAHIHARMLECSGDDPLGLGRGLVELESLRAPSFVRGGKLAQRPSSSWSYLLGSGWRTSSRISSRSLVRSRAASPTRRGRRH; this is translated from the exons ATGGACAGGGCGCGCGTGCGCGACCTCGTCGAGGCGCTCCTGGTACGTCAGCCGATTCTTGAAAACGATCCTACTTTCTTGCGTAGGGCGCTTGTGGTCGAAGGCGTGTCCTTCACAGTGTCACCGGTACGCTTGGATTCGCTCTTGGGAGGCTATGGAGATGTCATGGCGACCGTCCTGGTACGAGACGCCGCCAGGCGCAGGCGTGCTGGCATGCTGGTGTTTTCCGAAGAGAGCGACTGCTTGAATGCCGCGGAGGCGgaagcggaggaggcggcggctcgaCAAGGAATTTACCAGAGGATTTCCAGG GTTGATGAGGAGATTCTGCAGGATTCGGAACAGCTTCTGAAAGATGCGGTGGAGCAGCAGAGCAGGCGGAGTTCCACCGCCGAGGCATTCCGCCTGATGATTTCCCGGCGATATCTGGAGGTAGACGACCAAGAGGATCTTCACTTGAGGTGCCTCCTGCTGAGGATGGGGGAGGCGAGCACGGAGACGCCCAGCCATATGTATGGCGTCGCGACGAACACCTTGAGAGGGACCGGAGTAGCGCGCGCCCTGGTGGTTTACCGCTCGAGGAGGATGGCCATGGTGGTGTTCGACGACTCCGGTGGCATCGAGCACCTCGCCAGGTATGATTCGGGGCTCTTCCCCTTGGTTGCCGATGGCGCCGTTGGCCATGGCACGGCGGTGGTGCGGGACCTCCTCCCGCTATTCTGCCGCTCGCCGGAGTTCCTTGGCCGCGTCGTCCTGCTCCAGGAACCTGGCAACGCgcgccgcgacgccggcgacctgTGCCACCGCATAGAGGCGAGCCACACGGTGGAGGCGCTCATGGTACATCGCGCCGAGCGGATAGCGGTGGTCGTGCTGCGCAGCGGCGCCGACGCCCGCGCGCTGATGACGGAGTCCGACCAGTTCTGGACGCTCACCTGCGGACGGCGGCCGGTCACCACCCTCGTCGGCGTCCCATCCCAGCCGTTCTCCCCGCGACAAGGACTGTTCCCGGAGGCGGTGAACTTAGCCGTTGCTCACATCCACGCCAGGATGCTGGAGTGCTCCGGCGATGATCCATTGGGGTTAGGTCGGGGGCTGGTCGAGCTCGAATCACTCCGGGCTCCTTCGTTTGTCCGGGGAGGCAAACTCGCACAGcggccttcctcctcctggaGCTACCTCCTGGGTTCAGGATGGAGGACCAGCTCAAGAATCTCCTCTCGCAGTTTGGTCAGATCGAGAGCTGCGTCGCCTACTcggagagggcggcggcacTGA